From one Anguilla rostrata isolate EN2019 chromosome 12, ASM1855537v3, whole genome shotgun sequence genomic stretch:
- the LOC135235484 gene encoding olfactory receptor 4B13-like, which produces MENVSAVTSFILTAYTELEDQKYLYFACLLFLYIFTLLVNSVLIGVIYIEKGLHEPMYLFICNLSVNGVYGSTSLLPSMLSHFMSRYYEISLTHCLLQIYCLHSYGTVEFTILAVMGYDRYVAICRPLHYHQLMSPRKAYAAIVLSWIIPCLYFALYFILTLQYSFCGRFIEKVYCMNFPLIKLSCFDTTLHNYVGLALIFVSPFSQILMILFSYAQILRICLFVSKESQIKAIQTCTPHLMAVINYAVGCLFELIQSRFNMSNVSYKARIFMSIYFAIFSAILNPFLYGMGIHAIRVQILKLFSSSKSK; this is translated from the coding sequence ATGGAGAATGTATCAGCAGTGACGTCCTTCATACTGACGGCCTACACTGAACTGGAAgatcaaaaatatttgtatttcgCATGTTTACtctttttgtacattttcacattattgGTCAATTCAGTTCTAATTGGCGTAATTTACATTGAGAAAGGCCTGCACGAGcccatgtatttgtttatatgtaaCTTATCAGTTAATGGAGTGTATGGCAGTACATCTTTATTACCATCCATGCTTAGCCATTTTATGTCTCGTTATTATGAAATATCTTTGACCCACTGCCTGTTACAGATATACTGTTTACACTCATATGGTACAGTTGAATTTACTATTTTAGCAGTGATGGGCTATGACCGGTATGTTGCTATTTGTCGCCCGTTACACTATCATCAATTAATGTCTCCTAGAAAAGCTTATGCAGCCATTGTATTATCCTGGATTATTCCCTGTCTGTACTTTGCCctttatttcatattaactCTTCAGTATTCATTTTGTGGCAGGTTTATAGAAAAAGTTTATTGTATGAATTTCCCTTTAATTAAGCTGTCTTGCTTTGATACGACGTTACATAACTATGTAGGACTAGCACTGATTTTTGTTTCACCTTTTTCTCAGATCCTCATGATACTGTTTTCCTATGCGCAAATACTCAGAATCTGCCTGTTTGTTTCCAAGGAATCTCAAATCAAAGCTATACAAACATGCACCCCACACTTAATGGCTGTGATTAACTATGCAGTGGGATGCTTATTTGAGCTCATTCAAAGTCGCTTTAACATGAGTAACGTATCTTATAAAGCCCGCATATTCATGTCtatatattttgcaatattttctGCAATACTTAATCCTTTTCTTTACGGAATGGGAATTCACGCCATACGAGTTCAGATTTTAAAACTGTTCAGTAGTagcaaaagtaaatga